One genomic window of Arachis hypogaea cultivar Tifrunner chromosome 8, arahy.Tifrunner.gnm2.J5K5, whole genome shotgun sequence includes the following:
- the LOC112705517 gene encoding LIM domain-containing protein PLIM2b, translated as MSFTGTLDKCTACDKTVYVVDLLTLEGIPYHKNCFKCSHCKGTLTMSTYSSMDGVLYCRPHFEQLFKESGNFSKNFQNAKSSEKNDLNRTPSRLSSMFSGTLDKCSVCSKTVYPLEKVTLEGECFHKSCFRCAHAGCPLTHSSYAALDGVLYCRHHFAQLFMEKGNYSHVLQAAAHKRTNSSDPSEIPDETVQQPEPEAEPEADKEEKKAEDETEEEKKEKEEEEEASS; from the exons ATGTCATTCACAGGAACTCTTGATAAATGCACTGCTTGTGATAAGACTGTTTATGTGGTTGATTTGTTAACTCTTGAAGGCATACCTTACCATAAAAATTGCTTCAAATGCAGTCACTGCAAGGGAACTCTCACG ATGAGCACATACTCCTCAATGGATGGAGTCCTCTATTGCAGGCCACATTTTGAACAGCTCTTCAAGGAATCTGGCAACTTCAGCAAGAACTTCCAGAATG CAAAGTCTTCTGAGAAAAATGACCTG AACAGGACCCCAAGTAGACTCTCTTCCATGTTCAGTGGAACCTTGGACAAATGTTCGGTTTGCTCAAAAACAGTGTATCCACTGGAGAAG GTGACACTGGAGGGAGAATGCTTTCACAAGAGTTGCTTTAGGTGTGCTCATGCAGGGTGCCCACTGACACATTCTTCCTATGCTGCCTTAGATGGTGTCCTCTATTGTAGGCACCACTTTGCACAACTCTTCATGGAGAAAGGGAACTACAGCCATGTCCTCCAAGCTGCTGCTCACAAGAGGACTAACTCCTCTGATCCTTCCGAGATCCCCGACGAGACCGTGCAGCAGCCGGAGCCTGAGGCGGAACCTGAAGCCGACAAGGAAGAGAAGAAAGCGGAGGATGAAACCgaggaggagaagaaagaaaaagaggaagaagaagaggcttCCTCTTGA
- the LOC112705516 gene encoding K(+) efflux antiporter 2, chloroplastic isoform X1 has translation MHIQFSAQKLHIHFKFPGCSLPPSKMVVDRFDSCIAFGGKGFGCAFLGNSRTILKARFSGMNKIGIAAACSSSSSWRSNNSRLACVGEFNFSNVKRIGKLCGNSSNFRVVGGRGFLSRCQGDDDSLAYINGNGRNIDNAGGGPNKVGSDLGSISGAASSEPLEVERTIGGEIKQEVQTVDELKELLQKALKELEVARHNSAMYEERVKKISESAISFQDEASRAWNDVNSTLDIIQEIVGEEFVAKEAVQKATMALSFAEARLQVAMESLEVVKGTYDPRSQGAKESNGDEDILEEEQLLVVAQEDIKECQSNLANCETELRCLQKRKEDLQNEVNKLHEIAEKAQMNAVKAEEDVTNIMLLAEQAVADELKAAQVVNDAEIALSKADKSASSVIADSGITLQEQEVLDDPKEEVVQNVSGDDTVDTDTDSQIDNETLLGKQSSDKFSDKTSQVIEDTAQSDYLSDHENGQLVLDPSKEAEVEVEKIMNSVQMKKQETQKDIRDNPPLVPKALLNKSSRFFPASFFSFTIEGDDYTPESFFQSFVESARKLLPKLVIGILLLGGIAFYANRAERSAQLLQQPEVITTTAEEVSTSAKPLVRQLQNLPTRIKNIIASLPDQEVDEEEASLFDMLWLLLASVIFVPVFQKIPGGSPVLGYLAAGILIGPYGLSIIRHVHGTKAIAEFGVVFLLFNIGLELSFERLSSMKKYVFGLGSAQVLVTAVVVGLVAHYVCGQAGPAAIVIGNGLALSSTAVVLQVLQERGESTSRHGRATFSVLLFQDLAVVVLLILIPLISPNSSKGGVGFQAIAEALGLAAVKAAVAITVIIAGGRLLLRPIYRQIAENQNAEIFSANTLFVILGTSLLTARAGLSMALGAFLAGLLLAETEFSLQVESDIAPYRGLLLGLFFMTVGMSIDPKLLVSKFKVIMGTLALLLCGKTLLITVIGRIFGISLINAIRVGLLLAPGGEFAFVAFGEAVNQGIMSSQMSSLLFLLVGISMALTPWLAEGGQLIASRFELHDVRSLLPVESETDDLQDHIIICGFGRVGQIIAQLLSERLIPFVALDVRSDRVAIGRALDLPVYFGDAGSREVLHKVGAERASAAAVTLDSPGANYRTVWALSKHFPKVKTFVRAHDVDHGLNLEKAGATAVVPETLEPSLQLAAAVLAQAKLPTTEIAAIINEFRSRHLAELTELCEASGSSLGYGFNRATTMSKPKSQSSDFSDDNQVSDGTVAI, from the exons ATGCATATTCAGTTTTCAGCTCAAAAGCTCCATATCCATTTCAAATTTCCCG GTTGTAGCTTGCCGCCCTCAAAAATGGTGGTGGATCGTTTCGATTCTTGCATTGCTTTTGGTGGGAAGGGTTTTGGTTGTGCTTTTCTCGGGAACTCAAGAACTATCCTGAAAGCGCGGTTTAGCGGCATGAACAAGATTGGTATTGCTGCTGcatgtagtagtagtagtagttggaGGAGTAATAATTCAAGATTGGCTTGTGTAGGAGAGTTCAACTTTTCAAATGTGAAGAGAATAGGGAAACTTTGTGGCAACAGTTCTAATTTTCGCGTTGTGGGAGGTAGGGGATTTTTGTCTAGGTGCCAGGGTGATGATGATTCTTTAGCATATATTAATGGCAATGGCCGGAATATTGATAATGCTGGAGGGGGTCCGAATAAGGTGGGTTCTGATTTGGGTTCCATTTCAGGAGCTGCATCGAGTGAACCCTTGGAAGTCGAAAGAACAATTGGGGGTGAAATAAAGCAAGAGGTACAGACAGTGGATGAATTGAAAGAACTGTTGCAAAAGGCCTTGAAGGAACTCGAAGTTGCTAGGCATAATAGTGCCATGTATGAGGAGAGGGTCAAGAAGATATCGGAGAGTGCGATTTCCTTTCAGGATGAAGCATCAAGAGCATGGAATGATGTTAATTCTACTCTTGATATCATCCAGGAAATTGTGGGTGAAGAATTTGTTGCCAAGGAAGCTGTTCAGAAAGCGACTATGGCTCTTTCTTTTGCCGAGGCTAGGCTTCAAGTAGCCATGGAGTCTTTGGAGGTTGTAAAAGGAACTTATGATCCTCGGTCACAAGGTGCCAAAGAGAGTAATGGCGATGAAGATATATTGGAAGAGGAGCAATTGCTTGTGGTTGCTCAAGAAGATATCAAGGAGTGTCAGTCAAATTTAGCGAATTGCGAGACAGAGCTAAGGTgcttgcaaaaaagaaaggaggatTTGCAGAATGAAGTGAACAAGTTGCATGAAATTGCGGAAAAGGCCCAGATGAATGCAGTAAAAGCCGAGGAGGACGTCACAAACATAATGCTTTTAGCTGAGCAAGCTGTTGCTGATGAACTTAAGGCTGCACAAGTCGTAAATGATGCAGAGATTGCATTATCAAAAGCAGATAAGTCTGCCTCTAGCGTTATTGCTGACTCTGGTATCACTCTACAAGAACAAGAGGTTTTGGACGATCCTAAGGAAGAGGTGGTTCAAAATGTTTCTGGCGATGACACTGTTGATACAGACACAGATTCCCAAATTGACAATGAAACTTTGCTTGGCAAGCAATCATCAGACAAGTTTTCTGATAAAACCAGCCAAGTTATTGAAGATACGGCACAGTCTGATTATCTGAGTGATCATGAAAATGGACAGTTAGTCTTAGACCCATCTAAAGAAGCTGAAGTTGAAGTAGAGAAAATAATGAATTCAGTTCAAATGAAAAAACAGGAAACACAGAAAGATATAAGAGACAATCCACCACTTGTTCCCAAGGCATTGTTGAATAAGTCTTCCAGATTTTTTCCTGCATCATTCTTCTCTTTTACTATCGAAGGTGATGATTATACACCAGAATCATTTTTCCAAAGTTTCGTGGAGTCAGCACGGAAGCTGTTACCCAAGCTAGTTATTGGGATATTGTTACTTGGAGG GATTGCCTTCTATGCAAACAGAGCAGAGAGGAGTGCGCAATTACTTCAGCAACCAGAAGTAATTACAACCACTGCTGAAGAAGTTTCCACAAGTGCAAAACCTTTGGTTAGACAGCTTCAGAATCTCCCCACGAGGATCAAGAATATTATTGCATCATTACCTGATCAAGAG GTGGATGAGGAGGAAGCATCCCTTTTTGATATGCTTTGGTTATTACTTGCTAGTGTTATTTTTGTGCCAGTGTTTCAGAAAATCCCTGGAG GCAGTCCCGTTCTTGGTTACTTGGCTGCTGGTATCCTTATTGGGCCCTATGGTCTGTCCATCATTCGTCATGTTCATGGGACGAAAGCAATAGCTGAATTTGGAGTTGTTTTCCTGTTATTCAATATTGGCCTTGAG CTCTCTTTTGAAAGGCTTAGTTCAATGAAGAAATATGTCTTTGGATTAGGCTCAGCTCAG GTTTTGGTGACTGCTGTTGTTGTTGGCCTAGTAGCTCATTATGTTTGTGGTCAAGCAGGTCCTGCTGCTATTGTCATTGGGAATGGCCTCGCATTATCATCAACCGCTGTTGTTCTGCAA GTATTACAGGAGAGAGGTGAGAGCACATCACGCCATGGACGAGCCACATTTTCTGTGTTACTTTTTCAG GACTTGGCGGTTGTGGTCTTGCTAATTCTCATACCTCTTATTTCACCTAATTCATCTAAAGGAGGG GTTGGTTTTCAAGCTATTGCTGAAGCTCTTGGTCTGGCTGCTGTTAAGGCAGCAGTTGCCATCACTGTCATTATTGCAGGTGGACGATTG CTACTTCGACCAATATATAGGCAGATTGCAGAAAATcaaaatgcagaaatattttCTGCCAATACACTCTTTGTTATTCTTGGGACAAGTCTTCTCACAGCCAGG GCAGGGCTTTCCATGGCACTAGGAGCATTTTTGGCTGGTTTACTACTAGCAGAAACTGAATTTTCCTTACAAGTGGAATCTGACATTGCTCCATATCGTGGTCTTCTGTTAGGTCTGTTCTTTATGACG GTTGGAATGTCAATTGATCCAAAACttcttgtttcaaaatttaaagtcATTATGGGGACGCTGGCACTCTTACTATGTGGCAAGACACTGTTGATTACTGTGATTGGTAGAATTTTCGGTATTTCACTCATTAATGCCATAAGAGTTGGCCTCCTTCTTGCTCCTGGGGGAGAATTTGCATTTGTGGCCTTTGGTGAAGCTGTTAATCAG GGCATAATGTCTTCCCAGATGTCCTCTCTGCTGTTTCTTCTTGTGGGAATCTCAATGGCCCTCACACCATGGCTAGCTGAAGGAGGACAGCTGATTGCTTCCCGTTTTGAGCTACATGATGTTAGAAGTTTATTACCTGTAGAAAGTGAG ACAGACGATCTGCAAGATCATATCATTATTTGTGGATTTGGACGAGTTGGCCAG ATCATTGCACAACTTCTTTCGGAGCGACTTATTCCTTTTGTTGCACTAGACGTCAGAAG TGATAGAGTGGCAATTGGGCGTGCCCTGGATCTCCCAGTGTACTTCGGAGATGCTGGTAGCCGAGAG GTCCTACATAAGGTCGGGGCTGAAAGGGCGAGCGCTGCTGCAGTAACTCTAGATTCTCCTGGTGCAAATTATAGAACAGTTTGGGCTTTAAGCAAGCACTTCCCGAAAGTGAAGACCTTCGTCCGTGCTCATGATGTTGATCATGGATTGAACTTAGAAAAGGCTGGAGCCACTGCT GTTGTCCCAGAGACCTTAGAACCAAGTCTTCAACTAGCAGCTGCAGTGCTAGCTCAG GCTAAACTTCCAACAACAGAGATTGCAGCAATCATAAATGAATTCAGATCACGCCATTTAGCCGAGCTCACCGAA CTATGTGAAGCAAGTGGAAGTTCTCTTGGATATGGATTCAACAGAGCTACGACTATGAGCAAACCCAAATCTCAATCCTCAGATTTCTCAGATGATAACCAAGTCTCTGATGGAACAGTGGCAATATGA
- the LOC112705516 gene encoding K(+) efflux antiporter 2, chloroplastic isoform X2 has protein sequence MDIGCSLPPSKMVVDRFDSCIAFGGKGFGCAFLGNSRTILKARFSGMNKIGIAAACSSSSSWRSNNSRLACVGEFNFSNVKRIGKLCGNSSNFRVVGGRGFLSRCQGDDDSLAYINGNGRNIDNAGGGPNKVGSDLGSISGAASSEPLEVERTIGGEIKQEVQTVDELKELLQKALKELEVARHNSAMYEERVKKISESAISFQDEASRAWNDVNSTLDIIQEIVGEEFVAKEAVQKATMALSFAEARLQVAMESLEVVKGTYDPRSQGAKESNGDEDILEEEQLLVVAQEDIKECQSNLANCETELRCLQKRKEDLQNEVNKLHEIAEKAQMNAVKAEEDVTNIMLLAEQAVADELKAAQVVNDAEIALSKADKSASSVIADSGITLQEQEVLDDPKEEVVQNVSGDDTVDTDTDSQIDNETLLGKQSSDKFSDKTSQVIEDTAQSDYLSDHENGQLVLDPSKEAEVEVEKIMNSVQMKKQETQKDIRDNPPLVPKALLNKSSRFFPASFFSFTIEGDDYTPESFFQSFVESARKLLPKLVIGILLLGGIAFYANRAERSAQLLQQPEVITTTAEEVSTSAKPLVRQLQNLPTRIKNIIASLPDQEVDEEEASLFDMLWLLLASVIFVPVFQKIPGGSPVLGYLAAGILIGPYGLSIIRHVHGTKAIAEFGVVFLLFNIGLELSFERLSSMKKYVFGLGSAQVLVTAVVVGLVAHYVCGQAGPAAIVIGNGLALSSTAVVLQVLQERGESTSRHGRATFSVLLFQDLAVVVLLILIPLISPNSSKGGVGFQAIAEALGLAAVKAAVAITVIIAGGRLLLRPIYRQIAENQNAEIFSANTLFVILGTSLLTARAGLSMALGAFLAGLLLAETEFSLQVESDIAPYRGLLLGLFFMTVGMSIDPKLLVSKFKVIMGTLALLLCGKTLLITVIGRIFGISLINAIRVGLLLAPGGEFAFVAFGEAVNQGIMSSQMSSLLFLLVGISMALTPWLAEGGQLIASRFELHDVRSLLPVESETDDLQDHIIICGFGRVGQIIAQLLSERLIPFVALDVRSDRVAIGRALDLPVYFGDAGSREVLHKVGAERASAAAVTLDSPGANYRTVWALSKHFPKVKTFVRAHDVDHGLNLEKAGATAVVPETLEPSLQLAAAVLAQAKLPTTEIAAIINEFRSRHLAELTELCEASGSSLGYGFNRATTMSKPKSQSSDFSDDNQVSDGTVAI, from the exons ATGGATATAGGTTGTAGCTTGCCGCCCTCAAAAATGGTGGTGGATCGTTTCGATTCTTGCATTGCTTTTGGTGGGAAGGGTTTTGGTTGTGCTTTTCTCGGGAACTCAAGAACTATCCTGAAAGCGCGGTTTAGCGGCATGAACAAGATTGGTATTGCTGCTGcatgtagtagtagtagtagttggaGGAGTAATAATTCAAGATTGGCTTGTGTAGGAGAGTTCAACTTTTCAAATGTGAAGAGAATAGGGAAACTTTGTGGCAACAGTTCTAATTTTCGCGTTGTGGGAGGTAGGGGATTTTTGTCTAGGTGCCAGGGTGATGATGATTCTTTAGCATATATTAATGGCAATGGCCGGAATATTGATAATGCTGGAGGGGGTCCGAATAAGGTGGGTTCTGATTTGGGTTCCATTTCAGGAGCTGCATCGAGTGAACCCTTGGAAGTCGAAAGAACAATTGGGGGTGAAATAAAGCAAGAGGTACAGACAGTGGATGAATTGAAAGAACTGTTGCAAAAGGCCTTGAAGGAACTCGAAGTTGCTAGGCATAATAGTGCCATGTATGAGGAGAGGGTCAAGAAGATATCGGAGAGTGCGATTTCCTTTCAGGATGAAGCATCAAGAGCATGGAATGATGTTAATTCTACTCTTGATATCATCCAGGAAATTGTGGGTGAAGAATTTGTTGCCAAGGAAGCTGTTCAGAAAGCGACTATGGCTCTTTCTTTTGCCGAGGCTAGGCTTCAAGTAGCCATGGAGTCTTTGGAGGTTGTAAAAGGAACTTATGATCCTCGGTCACAAGGTGCCAAAGAGAGTAATGGCGATGAAGATATATTGGAAGAGGAGCAATTGCTTGTGGTTGCTCAAGAAGATATCAAGGAGTGTCAGTCAAATTTAGCGAATTGCGAGACAGAGCTAAGGTgcttgcaaaaaagaaaggaggatTTGCAGAATGAAGTGAACAAGTTGCATGAAATTGCGGAAAAGGCCCAGATGAATGCAGTAAAAGCCGAGGAGGACGTCACAAACATAATGCTTTTAGCTGAGCAAGCTGTTGCTGATGAACTTAAGGCTGCACAAGTCGTAAATGATGCAGAGATTGCATTATCAAAAGCAGATAAGTCTGCCTCTAGCGTTATTGCTGACTCTGGTATCACTCTACAAGAACAAGAGGTTTTGGACGATCCTAAGGAAGAGGTGGTTCAAAATGTTTCTGGCGATGACACTGTTGATACAGACACAGATTCCCAAATTGACAATGAAACTTTGCTTGGCAAGCAATCATCAGACAAGTTTTCTGATAAAACCAGCCAAGTTATTGAAGATACGGCACAGTCTGATTATCTGAGTGATCATGAAAATGGACAGTTAGTCTTAGACCCATCTAAAGAAGCTGAAGTTGAAGTAGAGAAAATAATGAATTCAGTTCAAATGAAAAAACAGGAAACACAGAAAGATATAAGAGACAATCCACCACTTGTTCCCAAGGCATTGTTGAATAAGTCTTCCAGATTTTTTCCTGCATCATTCTTCTCTTTTACTATCGAAGGTGATGATTATACACCAGAATCATTTTTCCAAAGTTTCGTGGAGTCAGCACGGAAGCTGTTACCCAAGCTAGTTATTGGGATATTGTTACTTGGAGG GATTGCCTTCTATGCAAACAGAGCAGAGAGGAGTGCGCAATTACTTCAGCAACCAGAAGTAATTACAACCACTGCTGAAGAAGTTTCCACAAGTGCAAAACCTTTGGTTAGACAGCTTCAGAATCTCCCCACGAGGATCAAGAATATTATTGCATCATTACCTGATCAAGAG GTGGATGAGGAGGAAGCATCCCTTTTTGATATGCTTTGGTTATTACTTGCTAGTGTTATTTTTGTGCCAGTGTTTCAGAAAATCCCTGGAG GCAGTCCCGTTCTTGGTTACTTGGCTGCTGGTATCCTTATTGGGCCCTATGGTCTGTCCATCATTCGTCATGTTCATGGGACGAAAGCAATAGCTGAATTTGGAGTTGTTTTCCTGTTATTCAATATTGGCCTTGAG CTCTCTTTTGAAAGGCTTAGTTCAATGAAGAAATATGTCTTTGGATTAGGCTCAGCTCAG GTTTTGGTGACTGCTGTTGTTGTTGGCCTAGTAGCTCATTATGTTTGTGGTCAAGCAGGTCCTGCTGCTATTGTCATTGGGAATGGCCTCGCATTATCATCAACCGCTGTTGTTCTGCAA GTATTACAGGAGAGAGGTGAGAGCACATCACGCCATGGACGAGCCACATTTTCTGTGTTACTTTTTCAG GACTTGGCGGTTGTGGTCTTGCTAATTCTCATACCTCTTATTTCACCTAATTCATCTAAAGGAGGG GTTGGTTTTCAAGCTATTGCTGAAGCTCTTGGTCTGGCTGCTGTTAAGGCAGCAGTTGCCATCACTGTCATTATTGCAGGTGGACGATTG CTACTTCGACCAATATATAGGCAGATTGCAGAAAATcaaaatgcagaaatattttCTGCCAATACACTCTTTGTTATTCTTGGGACAAGTCTTCTCACAGCCAGG GCAGGGCTTTCCATGGCACTAGGAGCATTTTTGGCTGGTTTACTACTAGCAGAAACTGAATTTTCCTTACAAGTGGAATCTGACATTGCTCCATATCGTGGTCTTCTGTTAGGTCTGTTCTTTATGACG GTTGGAATGTCAATTGATCCAAAACttcttgtttcaaaatttaaagtcATTATGGGGACGCTGGCACTCTTACTATGTGGCAAGACACTGTTGATTACTGTGATTGGTAGAATTTTCGGTATTTCACTCATTAATGCCATAAGAGTTGGCCTCCTTCTTGCTCCTGGGGGAGAATTTGCATTTGTGGCCTTTGGTGAAGCTGTTAATCAG GGCATAATGTCTTCCCAGATGTCCTCTCTGCTGTTTCTTCTTGTGGGAATCTCAATGGCCCTCACACCATGGCTAGCTGAAGGAGGACAGCTGATTGCTTCCCGTTTTGAGCTACATGATGTTAGAAGTTTATTACCTGTAGAAAGTGAG ACAGACGATCTGCAAGATCATATCATTATTTGTGGATTTGGACGAGTTGGCCAG ATCATTGCACAACTTCTTTCGGAGCGACTTATTCCTTTTGTTGCACTAGACGTCAGAAG TGATAGAGTGGCAATTGGGCGTGCCCTGGATCTCCCAGTGTACTTCGGAGATGCTGGTAGCCGAGAG GTCCTACATAAGGTCGGGGCTGAAAGGGCGAGCGCTGCTGCAGTAACTCTAGATTCTCCTGGTGCAAATTATAGAACAGTTTGGGCTTTAAGCAAGCACTTCCCGAAAGTGAAGACCTTCGTCCGTGCTCATGATGTTGATCATGGATTGAACTTAGAAAAGGCTGGAGCCACTGCT GTTGTCCCAGAGACCTTAGAACCAAGTCTTCAACTAGCAGCTGCAGTGCTAGCTCAG GCTAAACTTCCAACAACAGAGATTGCAGCAATCATAAATGAATTCAGATCACGCCATTTAGCCGAGCTCACCGAA CTATGTGAAGCAAGTGGAAGTTCTCTTGGATATGGATTCAACAGAGCTACGACTATGAGCAAACCCAAATCTCAATCCTCAGATTTCTCAGATGATAACCAAGTCTCTGATGGAACAGTGGCAATATGA
- the LOC112705515 gene encoding small ribosomal subunit protein uS19m has protein sequence MRPTMMLRALNKQFIGLFSDKSLTSASNAAVKKPLPLVASRKPAFIDAFLHKMKNNKTLLMNKTIWSRRSTILPEFVDTTVRIYNGKTTVRCKINEGKVGHKFGEFALTRKRKTREQQSNAKNVKPKKKK, from the coding sequence ATGAGGCCTACAATGATGCTTAGGGCTCTCAACAAGCAGTTCATTGGATTGTTCTCGGACAAAAGCTTGACTAGTGCATCCAATGCTGCTGTGAAGAAGCCACTGCCGCTCGTGGCCTCTCGCAAACCAGCGTTCATTGATGCATTCCTTCACAAGATGAAAAACAACAAGACCCTTCTCATGAACAAGACCATTTGGTCTCGGAGATCCACCATCTTGCCCGAATTTGTGGATACCACTGTCAGAATCTACAATGGCAAAACCACCGTTCGCTGCAAGATCAATGAGGGAAAAGTTGGTCACAAATTCGGGGAGTTTGCACTCACCAGGAAGCGCAAGACCAGAGAACAACAATCCAATGCTAAGAATGTCAAGcccaagaaaaagaagtga